The following coding sequences are from one Pseudonocardia sp. EC080619-01 window:
- the mftR gene encoding mycofactocin system transcriptional regulator (MftR, the mycofactocin system transcriptional regulator, is an uncharacterized TetR family DNA-binding transcription factor. Its role is inferred by context. It occurs as part of the biosynthesis locus for mycofactocin, a partially characterized electron carrier derived from the terminal Val-Tyr dipeptide of the precursor peptide MftA, through a radical SAM enzyme-mediated process.), which produces MSATAENGTDHPGGTSGLRRAGRRPVTSRYEIEHIALEMFSEQGFDHTTVDDVAHAAGIGRRTFFRYYASKNDVAWGAFDEQLVRMRAVLAAQSPDLPVLEGIRRAVLEFNHVDPDEQPWHRRRLRLILETPALQAHSTLRYAAWRQVVADHVAERRGEPSSGLVPQSLGHACLGVCLAAYEHWLADDGAELADLLDDVFGSLTQGWAADLG; this is translated from the coding sequence ATGTCGGCGACGGCCGAGAACGGCACAGACCATCCCGGTGGCACGTCCGGCCTGCGCCGGGCAGGCCGGCGTCCCGTGACGTCCCGGTACGAGATCGAGCACATCGCGCTGGAGATGTTCAGCGAGCAGGGCTTCGACCACACGACCGTCGACGACGTCGCCCACGCCGCCGGCATCGGCCGTCGCACGTTCTTCCGGTACTACGCGTCCAAGAACGACGTCGCCTGGGGAGCCTTCGACGAGCAGCTCGTCCGGATGCGGGCGGTGCTCGCCGCGCAGTCACCGGACCTGCCCGTGCTGGAGGGCATCCGCCGGGCGGTGCTCGAGTTCAACCACGTGGACCCCGACGAGCAGCCGTGGCACCGCAGGCGGCTGCGGCTGATCCTGGAGACACCTGCCCTGCAGGCGCACTCCACGCTCCGCTACGCGGCCTGGCGGCAGGTCGTCGCCGACCACGTCGCCGAGCGACGGGGGGAGCCGTCGTCCGGCCTGGTGCCGCAGAGCCTCGGGCACGCCTGCCTGGGCGTCTGCCTCGCCGCCTACGAGCACTGGCTGGCCGACGACGGCGCCGAGCTCGCCGATCTCCTCGACGACGTGTTCGGCTCCCTCACCCAGGGCTGGGCGGCCGACCTGGGGTGA
- a CDS encoding MerR family transcriptional regulator: MRVSELSRSSGVPVATIKYYLREGLLHRGEPTSPNQARYDDTHLSRLRLVRALVEVGGLPIAVVKDVLVAVDDPDTGLHQMLGRTVYAVTGTGPDDDGGPWAEHADSDLRAVAAHAGWTLSEQAPALAGARSVLARMHELGHAPGTRTLQLWAEAADLAAAGDLEAVAHSGSREEVAETALVGTVLGDALLAALRRIAQENHSRRQYPSGA, from the coding sequence GTGCGCGTCTCGGAGTTGTCCCGCTCATCGGGCGTCCCGGTGGCGACGATCAAGTACTACCTGCGCGAGGGGCTGCTGCACCGCGGCGAGCCGACCTCGCCGAACCAGGCCCGCTACGACGACACCCATCTGAGCCGGCTGCGCCTGGTCCGGGCCCTGGTGGAGGTCGGCGGCCTGCCGATCGCCGTCGTGAAGGACGTGCTGGTCGCCGTCGACGACCCGGACACCGGTCTGCACCAGATGCTCGGGCGCACCGTGTACGCCGTCACCGGAACCGGCCCCGACGACGACGGCGGCCCCTGGGCCGAGCACGCCGACTCCGACCTCCGGGCGGTCGCCGCGCACGCCGGCTGGACGCTGTCGGAGCAGGCCCCCGCACTGGCCGGGGCACGCAGCGTCCTGGCCCGGATGCACGAGCTCGGCCACGCCCCCGGCACACGGACCCTGCAGCTGTGGGCGGAGGCTGCGGACCTGGCGGCCGCGGGCGACCTGGAGGCCGTCGCCCACAGCGGGAGCCGCGAGGAGGTGGCGGAGACGGCGCTGGTCGGGACGGTCCTGGGCGACGCCCTGCTCGCCGCACTGCGCCGGATCGCGCAGGAGAACCACTCCCGGCGTCAGTACCCGTCCGGCGCCTGA
- a CDS encoding GDSL-type esterase/lipase family protein gives MRSTHGGWRHGARWRRPAVAAVLATTLAAVAVAGCGGALPAASAGATGCGPAWTAAWHAAQQAVPGDQLAGRTLRMVVRPQTSGEAVRLRLSNRHGDGPLTIGAVTLARAAGEPPVPVLVGGRPDAQVPAGAEVLTDPLPVPVVGGEPVTVALYLTAVPATISSHPVAMSTSWLSGPGDHTRATGQAGFGTTLRSWPVLSGLEVHGTRPDGALLVIGDSLVDGVGSTPDGDDRFPDQLAARLAAERPMTVLNAGLSRNQLLQDDPPAGGDAPSTRYDADVAPVPGVRDVLLLIGTNDLAAGADADGLQEGLREFAERTRESGLRVVLTTIPPSTSGGRDAPDVVATRDAVNAWIRTEGPRWADGVIDAATTLADPGDPRRLRAEYDSGDGLHPSPAGYRALAASVPVGALSGSPCRTPASG, from the coding sequence GTGCGGTCCACGCACGGAGGGTGGCGACACGGCGCGCGGTGGCGCCGCCCGGCGGTCGCCGCGGTCCTCGCGACGACGCTCGCCGCCGTCGCGGTCGCCGGCTGCGGGGGCGCGCTCCCGGCCGCGTCGGCGGGGGCCACCGGCTGTGGCCCCGCGTGGACGGCCGCCTGGCACGCCGCTCAGCAGGCGGTCCCGGGCGACCAGCTCGCGGGCCGGACGCTGCGCATGGTGGTGCGCCCGCAGACCTCCGGCGAGGCGGTCCGGCTGCGGCTGTCCAACCGGCACGGTGACGGCCCGCTGACGATCGGGGCCGTCACGCTCGCCCGAGCGGCGGGGGAGCCGCCGGTGCCGGTGCTCGTCGGCGGACGTCCGGACGCGCAGGTCCCCGCCGGTGCGGAGGTGCTCACCGATCCGCTGCCGGTGCCGGTGGTGGGCGGCGAGCCGGTCACGGTGGCGCTGTACCTCACCGCGGTCCCGGCGACGATCAGCTCGCACCCGGTCGCGATGAGCACGTCGTGGCTGTCCGGGCCGGGGGACCACACCCGTGCGACCGGGCAAGCGGGCTTCGGGACGACGCTGCGGTCGTGGCCGGTGCTCTCCGGGCTGGAGGTGCACGGGACCCGGCCGGACGGGGCGCTGCTCGTGATCGGCGACTCGCTCGTCGACGGCGTCGGCAGCACCCCCGACGGCGACGACCGCTTCCCCGACCAGCTCGCCGCGCGGCTGGCCGCCGAGCGCCCGATGACCGTCCTCAACGCCGGGCTGTCCCGCAACCAGCTGCTCCAGGACGACCCGCCGGCCGGCGGCGACGCGCCGTCGACCCGGTACGACGCCGACGTCGCCCCGGTGCCGGGGGTGCGCGACGTGCTGCTCCTGATCGGCACCAACGACCTCGCCGCCGGCGCCGACGCCGACGGGCTGCAGGAGGGTCTGCGGGAGTTCGCCGAGCGCACGCGGGAGTCGGGCCTGCGGGTGGTCCTCACCACGATCCCGCCGTCCACCAGCGGCGGCCGGGACGCCCCGGACGTCGTCGCCACGCGCGACGCGGTCAACGCCTGGATCCGTACGGAGGGCCCCCGCTGGGCCGACGGGGTGATCGACGCCGCGACCACGCTCGCCGACCCGGGCGACCCGCGCCGCCTCCGCGCGGAGTACGACTCCGGCGACGGACTGCACCCGTCACCGGCCGGGTACCGGGCGCTGGCGGCCTCGGTGCCGGTCGGCGCGCTGTCCGGGAGCCCGTGCCGGACCCCGGCATCCGGCTGA
- a CDS encoding MBL fold metallo-hydrolase, producing MSTQPHDITVPGPPRLEEVSDGLFAYVQPDGTWWINNAGLLVGPQGAVVVDSCSTERRTRAFASAVAGVTDLPIRTLVNTHHHGDHTWGNAVFPSATIVAHERAREEMIAFGPPRDLPFWDHPDWGSLPLDPPFLTFTDRITLHLGDLRAEVLHVGTPAHTTNDVVVHVPDRSLLYCGDLVFHGGTPFLLMGSVTGAIDVLEHVLLPLGAETTVPGHGPVFHGDGPVHDTLDYLRFVVDLAEEALDAGIPPLDAALEADLGRFAEWPDAERIVGNLHRACAELDGTVRGAPIDVITALAEMVEYNGGRPLTCRA from the coding sequence ATGAGCACGCAGCCGCACGACATCACCGTCCCCGGCCCGCCCCGGCTCGAGGAGGTCTCGGACGGGCTCTTCGCCTACGTCCAGCCGGACGGGACCTGGTGGATCAACAACGCCGGGCTCCTCGTCGGGCCGCAGGGCGCCGTCGTCGTCGACTCGTGCTCCACCGAGCGCCGCACCCGGGCCTTCGCGTCGGCGGTCGCCGGCGTCACCGACCTGCCGATCCGGACGCTGGTCAACACCCACCACCACGGCGACCACACCTGGGGCAACGCGGTGTTCCCGTCCGCGACGATCGTCGCCCACGAGCGCGCCCGCGAGGAGATGATCGCCTTCGGACCGCCCCGTGACCTGCCGTTCTGGGACCACCCCGACTGGGGTTCGCTGCCGCTCGACCCACCGTTCCTGACCTTCACCGACCGGATCACGCTGCACCTGGGGGACCTGCGGGCCGAGGTGCTGCACGTCGGGACGCCCGCGCACACCACGAACGACGTCGTCGTCCACGTGCCGGACCGTTCGCTGCTCTACTGCGGGGACCTCGTCTTCCACGGTGGCACGCCGTTCCTGCTGATGGGGTCGGTGACCGGGGCGATCGACGTCCTCGAGCACGTGCTGCTCCCGCTCGGCGCCGAGACGACGGTCCCCGGGCACGGACCCGTCTTCCACGGCGACGGCCCCGTCCACGACACCCTCGACTACCTGCGGTTCGTCGTGGACCTGGCCGAGGAGGCGCTCGACGCCGGCATCCCGCCGCTGGACGCCGCACTGGAGGCCGACCTGGGGCGCTTCGCGGAGTGGCCGGACGCCGAACGGATCGTCGGGAACCTGCACCGGGCGTGTGCCGAGCTCGACGGCACCGTCCGCGGCGCCCCGATCGACGTGATCACCGCGCTGGCCGAGATGGTCGAGTACAACGGCGGCCGCCCGCTCACCTGCCGGGCCTGA
- a CDS encoding ATP-dependent Clp protease proteolytic subunit — MPVLPTTSDLADRLLGERIVLLSRELDDDVAAETCGRLLLLAAEDPRRDVTLQVLSPGGSPVAAAAVHDTIRALGVDVVTVANGSLAGPAPFLVAAGTPGKRFALPHASFRIPDPEDTGQAPVRGAHPGDVRVRADHLARRRAEIDALTERYCGGSLPGDARERWLTAGDAAAAGLVDHVRGADS; from the coding sequence ATGCCCGTCCTGCCGACCACGTCCGACCTCGCCGACCGGCTCCTCGGCGAGCGGATCGTGCTGCTGTCCCGCGAGCTCGACGACGACGTCGCCGCCGAGACCTGCGGCCGACTGCTCCTGCTCGCCGCGGAGGACCCGCGCCGGGACGTGACCTTGCAGGTCCTCTCCCCCGGCGGCTCACCGGTCGCCGCTGCGGCGGTGCACGACACCATCCGGGCACTCGGCGTCGACGTGGTCACCGTCGCGAACGGGTCGCTGGCCGGTCCGGCTCCGTTCCTCGTCGCGGCCGGCACCCCGGGGAAGCGGTTCGCGCTTCCGCACGCGTCGTTCCGCATCCCGGACCCGGAGGACACCGGGCAGGCCCCGGTCCGCGGGGCGCACCCCGGTGACGTCCGGGTCCGTGCGGACCATCTGGCCCGGCGGCGCGCCGAGATCGACGCGCTGACCGAGCGGTACTGCGGGGGTTCGCTGCCGGGCGACGCGCGGGAGCGGTGGCTCACCGCGGGTGACGCCGCAGCCGCGGGCCTCGTCGATCACGTCCGTGGAGCGGATAGCTAG
- a CDS encoding endonuclease/exonuclease/phosphatase family protein: MFQRVQRTVDATLRTTMQMLPARWRIDRGSARVGATAVRPHLGTAALGVAGVLALAGRRVPATAAVAAGLVGTAPAVRRLSRRPPSSAAGGPVVTVLVANVLLGRADRTALAALIAAERPDLAVLPEAGAGYRDALLPLLDGYRGWSSVPPGVPEGRGTVVLAAPRAGDVEVRPGEGMRLPHLEVSGGLLGPRTLYAVHTSAPTDPRRLASWRDELALIGSWTRARPAPIVAGDLNAVLDHRRLRVALGGCRDVAEGTGHGAAGTFPSSWPRWAGIRIDHVLVPRRSSTLRYVVRELPGSDHRAVLVRVALPGQAPDGY, translated from the coding sequence GTGTTCCAGCGTGTCCAGCGGACCGTCGACGCCACCCTGCGTACGACGATGCAGATGCTCCCCGCCCGGTGGCGGATCGACCGCGGCTCCGCCCGGGTCGGCGCCACGGCCGTCCGGCCGCACCTCGGTACCGCGGCGCTCGGTGTGGCCGGTGTGCTCGCCCTGGCCGGACGACGGGTGCCCGCGACGGCGGCCGTCGCGGCAGGGCTGGTGGGCACGGCCCCCGCGGTGCGACGGCTGTCGCGCCGCCCGCCGTCGTCCGCGGCCGGTGGGCCCGTCGTCACCGTGCTCGTCGCGAACGTGCTGCTCGGGCGCGCCGACCGCACCGCACTCGCCGCCCTGATCGCCGCCGAACGGCCCGACCTCGCGGTGCTTCCCGAGGCCGGTGCCGGCTACCGCGACGCGCTGCTCCCGCTGCTGGACGGTTACCGCGGCTGGTCGTCGGTCCCGCCAGGGGTGCCCGAGGGCCGGGGCACGGTCGTCCTCGCCGCGCCGCGCGCCGGGGACGTCGAGGTCCGCCCGGGGGAGGGCATGCGGTTGCCGCACCTCGAGGTCAGCGGCGGGCTGCTCGGGCCCCGCACGCTGTACGCGGTGCACACCTCCGCGCCGACCGACCCGCGCCGGCTGGCGTCCTGGCGCGACGAGCTCGCGCTGATCGGGAGCTGGACCCGGGCGCGGCCCGCACCGATCGTCGCCGGGGATCTCAACGCGGTGCTCGACCACCGGCGGCTGCGCGTCGCACTCGGCGGCTGCCGGGACGTCGCCGAGGGGACCGGGCACGGCGCGGCGGGGACGTTCCCGTCGTCGTGGCCGCGGTGGGCGGGCATCCGGATCGACCACGTCCTGGTGCCGCGCCGCAGCAGCACCCTCCGGTACGTGGTGCGCGAGCTGCCGGGCAGCGACCACCGCGCCGTGCTCGTGCGGGTCGCGCTGCCCGGTCAGGCGCCGGACGGGTACTGA
- a CDS encoding sigma-70 family RNA polymerase sigma factor, which produces MSAPTRAGGGLDQADDRPLDLQIEDYRRELTGYCYRMLGSAFEAEDAVQDTMVRAWKGLAKFDGRSSLRSWLYRIATNVCIDALNGRKRRAVPMDLGAPGAPVAESLREPLPDADWLEPMPDARVSTPAGDPAEKAVAKETIRLAFIAALQHLPARQRAVLILREVLCWKAAEVAELLGTTVASVNSALQRARATLSEQGVSEAAPGTSPVTDPAQTELLMRYMAAFEAFDMEALTALLHEDVEQNMPPLELWFRGREDVIAWMATGPGQGCRGSRVAPVEINGTVGFAQWKPSGPDGEFEAWGIQALRIEDGRVTGLSIFLNKDLFAYFGLPVKLADKPELWEPKVV; this is translated from the coding sequence ATGAGCGCACCCACCCGGGCCGGAGGCGGCCTCGACCAGGCCGACGACCGGCCGCTCGACCTGCAGATCGAGGACTACCGGCGCGAGCTCACCGGGTACTGCTACCGGATGCTCGGATCAGCGTTCGAGGCGGAGGACGCGGTCCAGGACACGATGGTCCGTGCGTGGAAGGGCCTGGCGAAGTTCGACGGCCGGTCCTCGCTGCGGTCCTGGCTCTACCGGATCGCCACGAACGTCTGCATCGACGCGCTGAACGGCCGCAAGCGCCGCGCCGTGCCGATGGACCTCGGCGCACCCGGCGCACCGGTCGCGGAGTCGCTGCGCGAGCCGTTGCCCGACGCCGACTGGCTCGAACCGATGCCCGACGCCCGGGTCTCGACCCCCGCGGGCGACCCGGCGGAGAAGGCCGTCGCCAAGGAGACCATCCGGCTGGCCTTCATCGCCGCCCTGCAGCACCTGCCGGCCCGCCAGCGCGCGGTGCTGATCCTGCGCGAGGTGCTGTGCTGGAAGGCCGCCGAGGTCGCCGAGCTGCTCGGCACGACGGTGGCCTCGGTGAACAGCGCGCTGCAGCGGGCCAGGGCCACCCTCTCCGAGCAGGGTGTCTCGGAGGCCGCCCCCGGTACGAGCCCGGTCACGGACCCGGCGCAGACCGAGCTGCTGATGCGGTACATGGCCGCGTTCGAGGCGTTCGACATGGAGGCGCTGACCGCGCTGCTGCACGAAGACGTCGAGCAGAACATGCCCCCGCTGGAGCTGTGGTTCCGCGGCCGGGAGGACGTCATCGCGTGGATGGCGACCGGCCCGGGCCAGGGCTGCCGCGGCTCGCGGGTCGCCCCGGTCGAGATCAACGGCACGGTCGGGTTCGCCCAGTGGAAGCCGTCCGGGCCGGACGGCGAGTTCGAGGCGTGGGGCATCCAGGCACTGCGCATCGAGGACGGCCGGGTCACCGGGCTCAGCATCTTCCTGAACAAGGACCTGTTCGCCTACTTCGGGCTGCCGGTGAAGCTGGCCGACAAGCCGGAGCTGTGGGAGCCCAAGGTGGTCTGA
- a CDS encoding DUF899 family protein produces MTTTPNTTPRTTPPGRPPVVDRATWQAARDELLVREKAHTREGDAIAAARRRLPMVEFDGTVEVVGPDGPVPFLDLFQGRDELVVYKHMWWDGAPSQGQCEGCTTTAWHLQGADYLNARGVSYAVLTTGRADEVATFVAFMGYTQPWYSVRGLDEPVGGAMGFLTSYLRDGDRTFLTYSTTGRGNERVNGSLGLLDMTPYGRGEAWEDTPDGWPEGRTACWSWRTDADGHDTWGPTSRPVPQWSRPGATPVETLGRGSEHH; encoded by the coding sequence ATGACGACCACACCGAACACCACACCGAGGACCACACCGCCCGGCCGCCCGCCCGTCGTCGACCGGGCGACCTGGCAGGCCGCACGGGACGAGCTGCTCGTCCGCGAGAAGGCGCACACCCGTGAGGGCGACGCCATCGCCGCGGCCCGCCGCCGGCTGCCGATGGTGGAGTTCGACGGGACGGTCGAGGTCGTCGGGCCCGACGGCCCGGTGCCGTTCCTCGATCTCTTCCAGGGCCGCGACGAGCTCGTGGTCTACAAGCACATGTGGTGGGACGGCGCGCCGTCGCAGGGGCAGTGCGAGGGGTGCACCACCACGGCCTGGCACCTGCAGGGCGCCGACTACCTGAACGCCCGCGGCGTCTCGTACGCGGTCCTGACCACGGGCCGGGCCGACGAGGTGGCCACCTTCGTCGCGTTCATGGGCTACACCCAGCCCTGGTACTCGGTGCGGGGCCTGGACGAGCCGGTCGGCGGCGCCATGGGCTTCCTGACCAGCTACCTGCGCGACGGCGACCGCACGTTCCTCACCTACTCCACGACCGGCCGCGGCAACGAGCGGGTCAACGGCTCGCTCGGTCTGCTCGACATGACGCCCTACGGCCGCGGCGAGGCGTGGGAGGACACCCCGGACGGCTGGCCCGAGGGGCGCACGGCGTGCTGGTCCTGGCGGACGGATGCGGACGGCCACGACACCTGGGGCCCGACGAGCCGGCCCGTTCCGCAGTGGAGCCGTCCGGGCGCGACACCGGTGGAGACCCTCGGCCGTGGGAGTGAACACCACTGA